Below is a window of Rattus norvegicus strain BN/NHsdMcwi chromosome 5, GRCr8, whole genome shotgun sequence DNA.
AGAGTGCTGTAGCAGAGGTTTGAGAGTTCGAATTTTGGGCAGTCGAGGCTCAGACctacaattccagcactcggAAGACAATGGTGGGACAGTTGCTGCAATGTCACGGCCAGTGCAGGCAGCCCGAGCTACAGAAAAAAGTAAAGCAAAAATAACCCTCCTGGGTCAGACTTCAGTTCAAGGCAGCTGCCCTCCAGTGGGGCAGGCAAGCAGTGAGTTAGTGCTTAGTTGTGTGGTGcctgaaggagaaagaggagtccTCATGGGTGCCCTTTCCCAGATCTCTAAAGATCTGGGGCCACAGTTTTGTTCTGAGCCCTTCGCAATGGCATAGTGCTCACTGTTCTCCATTCTGTTCTCCCGACAGGTGGCGTTCAAGATGTACCTGGGCATCACTCCAAGCATCACCAACTGGAGCCCAGCTGGAGATGAGTTCTCCCTCATCTTGGAAAATAACCCCTTGGTGGACTTTGTGGAGCTCCCCGATAACCACTCAGCCCTCATTTACTCCAATCTCCTGTGTGGGGTGTTGCGGGGAGCCCTGGAGATGGTGAGTAGCGCTTTCTGCCTCCCACGGCATCTGAGCTCGCTGGCAGTGTGGTAAATGTGTGGCTGaatggaggagagaaaagggCTTTGGCTCACCCAGCCTCTTACTGTCCAAGGGAATCCTGCTGCTGAGACAAGATCCAAGTCAGACTCCTCTGCCTAGTCACAGTCCCTCCTTCCTGACACGCCTGAGACAGTGCTGCTCCCTGTGAACAGTGGACAGCAGCCCCGTCCTACACTAGTTACCTGGACCACAGTCTAAATGGATtgaggcctctctctctccctctctctctctctgtctctccctctctctccctctccctgcctctcttcctctccctctccctatctccctccctcctgctcccctctctctctccatgggcATTTCTGATCTAGCCTCATGGAGGGGTTCCCCAGAGGCTGTGGTTTGGCATCTGTCCATTCTATTCCTCAGGTCCAGATGGCTGTGGAGGCCAAGTTTGTCCAGGACACTCTGAAGGGAGATGGCGTGACAGAAATCAGGATGAGGTTCATCAGGCGGATTGAAGACAATCTCCCAGCTGGAGAAGAGTAAGCATCTCTAGGACTTGGGCAGCCAAGAGGAGCGCCTGCAGGGATGAGAACAGCAGGCGCTCGCCTCCTCTGCCCCTGGAGCTCAGTGACTTTTAAACTGGTGTTATATATTCTTCTAACCGTATTTCCATCCTCCACGCTAATAAAGAGCAGGCTGACAGTCTGTTTGCCCCACAAGTATGTACCTCAGAAGGGGGGTTCTTTGTTCCG
It encodes the following:
- the Trappc3 gene encoding trafficking protein particle complex subunit 3 isoform X1; amino-acid sequence: MGYNIGVRLIEDFLARSNVGRCHDFRETADVIAKVAFKMYLGITPSITNWSPAGDEFSLILENNPLVDFVELPDNHSALIYSNLLCGVLRGALEMVQMAVEAKFVQDTLKGDGVTEIRMRFIRRIEDNLPAGEE
- the Trappc3 gene encoding trafficking protein particle complex subunit 3 gives rise to the protein MSRQANRGTESKKMSSELFTLTYGALVTQLCKDYENDEDVNKQLDRMGYNIGVRLIEDFLARSNVGRCHDFRETADVIAKVAFKMYLGITPSITNWSPAGDEFSLILENNPLVDFVELPDNHSALIYSNLLCGVLRGALEMVQMAVEAKFVQDTLKGDGVTEIRMRFIRRIEDNLPAGEE
- the Trappc3 gene encoding trafficking protein particle complex subunit 3 isoform X2, with amino-acid sequence MSRQANRGTESKKMSSELFTLTYGALVTQLCKDYENDEDVNKQLDRMWRSRCTWASLQASPTGAQLEMSSPSSWKITPWWTLWSSPITTQPSFTPISCVGCCGEPWRWSRWLWRPSLSRTL
- the Trappc3 gene encoding trafficking protein particle complex subunit 3 isoform X3, with the translated sequence MYLGITPSITNWSPAGDEFSLILENNPLVDFVELPDNHSALIYSNLLCGVLRGALEMVQMAVEAKFVQDTLKGDGVTEIRMRFIRRIEDNLPAGEE